In Phenylobacterium hankyongense, the sequence ACGCGCACATCGGCAACTTCCGGCCGGTGGTGGTCTTCGACCTGCTGTTCCGGGTGCTGCGGCGCATCTACGGCGACCAGGCCGTGCTCTACGCCGCCAACGTCACCGACGTGGACGACAAGATCAACGCCAAGGCCCAGGCCGAGGGCGTGCCGATCGCCGCCGTCACCGACCGCTATCTCGAGGCCTACAACGCCGACGCCGCCGCGCTCGGCGCCCTGCCGCCCACCGCGCAGCCCAGGGTCACCGAGACCATGGACGCCATCATCAAGATGATCGCGCGACTGGTGGACAACGGCGCGGCCTACGCCGCTGAAGGCCATGTGCTGTTCGACACCCAGGCGTACGGCGACTACGGCAAGCTGTCCGGCCGCTCGCTGGACGACATGATCGCCGGCGCCCGGGTGGACGTGGCCCCCTACAAGCGCCACCCCGCCGACTTCGTGCTGTGGAAACCCTCCAAGCCCGGCGAGCCGCAGTGGGAGAGCCCCTGGGGCTCCGGCCGCCCCGGCTGGCACATCGAATGCTCGGCGATGATCGAGCAGGTGCTCGGCCTGCCCATCGACATCCACGGCGGCGGCATCGACCTGGTTTTCCCGCACCACGAGAACGAGCGGGCCCAGGGCGTGTGCGCCACCCACGACCACACCTATTCGAACTTCTGGCTGCACAACGGCTTCCTGAACTTCGGCGACGAGAAGATGTCCAAGAGCCTGGGCAACGTCACCCTGGCTCACGACCTCCTGAAACAGGCGCCAGGCGAGGCGATCCGCTGGGCGCTGCTGTCGGCCCACTACCGCCAGCCGCTGGCCTGGACCGAGGACGTGCTGACCCAGGCGCGCAACTCCCTCGACCACCTCTACGGCGTCCTGCAGCGGGCCCGGGAGATCGAGCCGGGCGGCAGCGACAAGCTGGCCGAGGATCAGATCGCGCCGTTGCTCGACGACCTGAACACGCCGCAGGCGATGACGGTCCTGAAGGGCCTGGCCAACGACCTCGACCGGGCGGTGCGCAAGGGCGCGTCCGGAGCCTCGGAGATCAAGCAGGACCTGATGGCGCTGGCCGAGGTGATGGGCTTCCTACAGGCCGATCCCGACGCCTGGTTCCAGGGCGGCGCCGACGACGGGCTGAAGACGCAGATCGAAGCGCTGATCGTCGCCCGCGACGCGGCGCGGGCCGCCAAGGATTGGCCGCAAGCCGA encodes:
- the cysS gene encoding cysteine--tRNA ligase, whose translation is MTLALYDTMARAKRPFVPRDPRRVTMYVCGPTVYNYAHIGNFRPVVVFDLLFRVLRRIYGDQAVLYAANVTDVDDKINAKAQAEGVPIAAVTDRYLEAYNADAAALGALPPTAQPRVTETMDAIIKMIARLVDNGAAYAAEGHVLFDTQAYGDYGKLSGRSLDDMIAGARVDVAPYKRHPADFVLWKPSKPGEPQWESPWGSGRPGWHIECSAMIEQVLGLPIDIHGGGIDLVFPHHENERAQGVCATHDHTYSNFWLHNGFLNFGDEKMSKSLGNVTLAHDLLKQAPGEAIRWALLSAHYRQPLAWTEDVLTQARNSLDHLYGVLQRAREIEPGGSDKLAEDQIAPLLDDLNTPQAMTVLKGLANDLDRAVRKGASGASEIKQDLMALAEVMGFLQADPDAWFQGGADDGLKTQIEALIVARDAARAAKDWPQADRIRAELTALNVEVMDGPAGATWRIKEQA